Proteins from one Primulina huaijiensis isolate GDHJ02 chromosome 18, ASM1229523v2, whole genome shotgun sequence genomic window:
- the LOC140964623 gene encoding protein PIN-LIKES 7-like: MGFWSLLKVASMPVVQVLLISTLGAFMATDYLNLLSTDARRYLNKIAFFVFTPSLVFTSLVQTVRFQDIITWWFMPVNIGITFLIGGSIGWIAVKIIKPEPHIQNLVIAMCSAGNLGNILLIIIPAICEEDGNPFGDKTVCSKAGLSYVSFSMALGNFFIWTYTYHLIRRAGEKYRTTHLVTDDLESSNEPNDENSHLLNESHHANYSIIESMDNHTLWDRTVGICHELGKEILSPPVVAAVIGFTFGTIKILRDLIIGDNAPLRVIQTSIKLLGDGTIPCITLILGGNLTKGWRKAKLKPTVIIAVICVRYIILPVVGIGVVKAASHFGFLPSDPLFHFVLLIQFTLPPAMSIGTMTQLFDVAQAECSVLFLWTYLVAAVAVTGWSTVFMWLLS, from the exons ATGGGGTTTTGGTCTCTGTTGAAGGTGGCATCGATGCCAGTAGTACAGGTGCTTCTCATAAGCACATTGGGAGCTTTCATGGCTACTGATTATCTCAATCTTCTCTCCACTGATGCACGGAGATACTTGAACAAA ATCGCGTTCTTCGTCTTCACTCCATCGCTGGTGTTCACAAGCCTAGTGCAGACCGTCCGATTCCAAGACATAATCACATG GTGGTTCATGCCTGTCAACATCGGGATAACTTTCTTGATTGGAGGAAGCATTGGATGGATAGCTgtgaaaataattaaaccaGAACCACATATACAAAACCTCGTCATTGCAATGTGTTCCGCAG GAAACTTGGGAAACATTTTGTTGATAATTATCCCGGCAATATGCGAAGAGGATGGCAATCCATTCGGAGATAAGACTGTTTGCTCCAAAGCTGGACTATCATATGTCTCCTTTTCAATGGCT TTGGGCAATTTCTTCATATGGACATATACGTACCATTTAATACGAAGGGCGGGCGAAAAATATAGGACAACACATCTTGTAACAGATGATCTCGAGTCCTCGAATGAACCAAACGATGAGAACTCACATCTTCTAAATGAATCCCATCATGCAAACTACTCAATC ATTGAATCGATGGACAATCATACATTGTGGGATCGAACAGTGGGAATTTGCCATGAGTTAGGGAAGGAGATTCTGTCACCTCCTGTTGTTGCGGCT GTGATTGGATTCACATTCGGGACAATAAAAATACTTCGAGACCTGATTATTGGAGACAATGCACCACTCAGAGTCATTCAAACTTCCATCAAATTACTCGG GGATGGAACCATTCCGTGCATCACCCTCATACTAGGAGGCAACCTAACAAAAG GATGGCGAAAGGCGAAATTGAAGCCAACCGTTATAATCGCAGTGATTTGTGTGAGATACATAATACTTCCTGTAGTTGGGATTGGAGTTGTAAAAGCAGCTTCACATTTCGGGTTTCTTCCCTCTGATCCTCTGTTCCACTTTGTGCTATTGATTCAGTTCACTCTTCCACCTGCCATGAGTATTG GTACGATGACACAACTATTCGATGTAGCACAAGCAGAGTGTTCGGTCCTGTTTCTTTGGACATACTTGGTTGCAGCTGTTGCTGTCACCGGTTGGTCTACTGTTTTCATGTGGTTACTGTCTTAA